The proteins below come from a single Corynebacterium glyciniphilum AJ 3170 genomic window:
- the galT gene encoding galactose-1-phosphate uridylyltransferase: MKITPITLADDRELIYFDDDPEVLAGRVTRERRDSRDLPGSVTESEMRRDPLTGQWVTYAAHRNNRTFMPPANENPLAPTTPGNLPTEVPAGDYDVVVFENRFPSFSTRIAMPDDPADYAWAVDGEDLVPRRPAAARCEVICFIPDSALSFRDLPLSRIRTVVETWAHRTAALSQIDGVVQVAPFENRGEEIGVTLQHPHGQIYSYPFLPPRSRQILERARDHRGTTGRDLFDDVLAAEHRAGTRIIASTDDFTVFVPAAAKWPVEVMVVPNRAVADFTDLTQDERAALPCILKPLYIAVDRYFEGVERTPYIAAWNQVPVQSRLVGDDESLRGEGRLHLQLFSLMRSPHRMKFLAGSESAFGAWISDTTPEAVADRIRAVWPQEAEWQ; encoded by the coding sequence CTGAAGATCACCCCCATCACCCTCGCTGACGACCGGGAGTTGATCTACTTCGACGACGACCCGGAGGTCCTCGCCGGGCGGGTAACCCGCGAACGCCGTGATTCCCGGGACCTGCCTGGGTCGGTGACCGAGTCCGAGATGCGCCGCGACCCACTGACCGGGCAGTGGGTGACTTATGCCGCGCACCGCAACAACCGCACGTTCATGCCCCCGGCGAACGAGAATCCGCTGGCGCCGACCACCCCGGGGAACCTGCCCACGGAGGTCCCGGCTGGTGACTATGACGTCGTCGTCTTCGAGAACCGGTTCCCGTCCTTCTCCACACGGATCGCCATGCCGGACGACCCGGCGGATTATGCGTGGGCGGTGGACGGAGAAGATCTTGTCCCGCGACGTCCGGCAGCCGCGAGGTGTGAGGTCATCTGCTTCATCCCGGATAGTGCACTGTCCTTCCGCGACCTGCCGCTGAGCCGGATCCGCACGGTGGTCGAGACCTGGGCGCACCGTACAGCGGCGTTGTCACAGATCGACGGTGTCGTTCAGGTCGCCCCGTTCGAGAACCGGGGCGAAGAGATCGGGGTGACACTGCAGCATCCCCACGGCCAGATCTACAGTTACCCGTTCCTCCCACCGCGTTCCCGTCAGATCCTGGAACGCGCACGTGATCATCGAGGCACCACCGGACGCGACCTTTTCGACGATGTGCTGGCCGCCGAACATCGTGCCGGCACCCGGATCATCGCCAGCACAGACGACTTCACTGTCTTCGTCCCGGCCGCGGCGAAGTGGCCCGTCGAGGTCATGGTGGTGCCGAACCGGGCAGTCGCGGACTTCACCGACCTCACGCAGGACGAACGCGCGGCCCTCCCGTGCATCCTCAAGCCGCTCTACATCGCCGTTGACCGGTATTTCGAGGGCGTGGAGCGGACACCGTACATCGCCGCGTGGAATCAGGTGCCGGTCCAGTCGCGGCTGGTGGGGGACGACGAGTCACTGCGCGGGGAAGGACGTCTGCACCTGCAGCTGTTCTCCCTGATGCGCTCGCCGCACCGGATGAAGTTCCTCGCCGGCTCAGAATCCGCGTTCGGGGCGTGGATCAGCGACACCACCCCGGAGGCGGTCGCAGACAGGATTCGTGCGGTATGGCCGCAGGAGGCGGAATGGCAGTGA
- a CDS encoding LPXTG cell wall anchor domain-containing protein, whose amino-acid sequence MSDTVNPVNTATTDPAAPVKHKAGAFDIRTVTAALLGIYGVVLLLCAAFLDPGVNPDTGEAKSMIDNVWAGIALLVVSAALILWAKLNPVVVDESLIDEDKLPGTDT is encoded by the coding sequence ATGTCCGACACTGTGAACCCTGTGAACACCGCAACCACTGATCCGGCGGCACCTGTCAAGCACAAGGCGGGAGCCTTCGACATCCGGACCGTCACCGCGGCCCTCCTCGGCATCTACGGGGTCGTCCTGCTGCTCTGTGCCGCGTTCCTTGATCCCGGAGTCAACCCCGACACCGGCGAGGCGAAGTCCATGATCGACAACGTCTGGGCCGGGATCGCGCTTCTCGTCGTCTCCGCCGCCCTGATCCTCTGGGCGAAGCTGAACCCGGTGGTCGTCGACGAATCGCTCATCGACGAGGACAAATTGCCCGGGACGGACACCTGA
- a CDS encoding sodium:solute symporter family protein, translating to METAQNVLRLDASWVDYALVALFFIFVLGIGWAAKRRVSSSIDFFLSGRGLPAWVTGLAFVAANLGAVEIIGMSANGVEYGLQTMHYFWIGAVPAMIFLGIVMMPFYYGSKVRSVPEFMRRRFGNGAHLVNAVSFAVAQLLIAGVNLVLLAKVVNALLGWPLWVTLIVAALIVLSYITLGGLSASIYTEVLQFFVIVAALAPLTIIGLNRVGGWGALKEQVQDFQNHAWPAQELSGFSSPVFSVIGIVLGLGFVLSFGYWTTNFVEVQRAMASDSISAARKTPIIGAFVKLFVPFIVIVPGMIAGVIVAAYSEGGDAAPNDAILYLMRDLLPTGLLGVAIAGLLASFMAGMAANISAFNTVFSYDLWQAYVVKDREDGYYLTVGRWATVGATVIAVGTALIANNFGNVMDYLQTLFGFFNAPLFATFLLGMFWKRMTPHAGWSGLVAGTAAAIIFWALSLGEDPLVNLPGQGTAFVAAGLAFAVDILVSVIVTSFTAPKPDKELVGFVKSVTPKAMLEDPEEKKLPWYRRTVPLGMLALAITVILNIIFH from the coding sequence ATGGAGACCGCACAGAACGTCCTCCGGCTCGACGCGAGCTGGGTGGACTACGCGCTGGTCGCCCTGTTCTTCATCTTCGTCCTCGGCATCGGCTGGGCGGCGAAACGCAGGGTCTCCAGCTCCATCGACTTCTTCCTCTCCGGGCGTGGTCTGCCCGCCTGGGTGACCGGGCTGGCGTTCGTCGCCGCCAACCTCGGTGCCGTCGAGATCATCGGCATGTCCGCGAACGGTGTCGAGTACGGCCTGCAGACCATGCACTACTTCTGGATCGGCGCCGTGCCGGCGATGATCTTCCTCGGCATCGTGATGATGCCCTTCTACTACGGTTCGAAGGTCCGTTCGGTGCCGGAGTTCATGCGGCGTCGTTTCGGCAACGGCGCACACCTGGTCAACGCCGTGTCCTTCGCCGTCGCCCAGCTGCTCATCGCCGGGGTCAACCTGGTGCTGTTGGCCAAGGTGGTCAATGCCCTGCTCGGCTGGCCGTTGTGGGTCACGTTGATCGTCGCGGCGCTGATCGTGCTCTCCTACATCACCCTCGGCGGGCTGTCTGCTTCGATCTACACCGAGGTCCTGCAGTTCTTCGTCATTGTCGCCGCTCTCGCGCCGTTGACCATCATCGGCCTGAACCGGGTCGGTGGTTGGGGTGCCCTCAAGGAGCAGGTCCAGGATTTCCAGAATCACGCGTGGCCGGCGCAGGAGTTGTCAGGGTTCAGCAGCCCGGTGTTCTCGGTCATCGGGATTGTGCTGGGGCTGGGTTTCGTGTTGTCCTTCGGCTACTGGACCACCAACTTCGTGGAAGTGCAGCGGGCGATGGCGTCCGATTCCATCAGTGCCGCGCGTAAGACCCCGATCATCGGCGCTTTCGTGAAGCTGTTCGTCCCGTTCATCGTGATCGTCCCGGGCATGATCGCCGGCGTCATCGTGGCGGCCTACAGCGAAGGCGGGGATGCCGCCCCGAACGACGCCATCCTCTACCTGATGCGCGATCTGTTGCCGACTGGCCTGCTGGGCGTGGCCATCGCCGGGCTGCTGGCTTCGTTCATGGCGGGAATGGCAGCCAATATCTCAGCCTTCAACACGGTGTTCAGCTACGACCTCTGGCAGGCCTACGTCGTCAAGGACAGGGAGGACGGCTACTACCTCACCGTCGGACGGTGGGCGACCGTCGGTGCCACCGTGATCGCCGTCGGCACCGCGTTGATCGCGAACAACTTCGGCAATGTCATGGATTACCTGCAGACGTTGTTCGGGTTCTTCAACGCCCCGCTGTTCGCCACTTTCCTGCTCGGGATGTTCTGGAAGCGGATGACCCCGCACGCAGGCTGGTCCGGCCTGGTCGCCGGTACCGCCGCCGCCATCATCTTCTGGGCACTCTCCCTCGGCGAGGACCCGTTGGTGAACCTCCCGGGACAGGGGACGGCTTTCGTCGCCGCCGGCCTGGCGTTCGCGGTGGATATCCTGGTGTCCGTGATCGTCACCTCCTTCACGGCGCCGAAGCCCGACAAGGAACTCGTCGGTTTCGTGAAGTCGGTGACCCCGAAGGCCATGCTCGAGGACCCGGAAGAGAAGAAGCTGCCCTGGTACCGCCGTACGGTCCCGCTGGGGATGCTGGCTCTCGCCATCACCGTGATCCTCAACATCATCTTCCACTGA
- a CDS encoding aldose epimerase family protein produces the protein MTAAPASVTVVSGECVATLALRGGGPSRLTWRGQELLEGYAGPDQQVTAPLSANVVLAPWPNRTRDGAFDFDGQRHRLGITEPGRATALHGFVSDREWTVVEHRADAVCLVVEPGPQPGWPWPIHLSVAYRITGRGLRANLTLRNDGTADMPAACGFHLYPSALGAPTDTCSLAVPDHLHLPLDGRGLPCGEQQEDVDILPHLVNPLAGRVLDHCLWTDDPQFTLSRPDGAGVVLSTSPELRWFQIFTPDVRTGMPYPGRPGGRAVAVEPMTTPPDALNSGAGLARLPPGQCLTCSWHLDVLVPH, from the coding sequence ATGACAGCTGCCCCGGCGAGTGTGACGGTCGTCTCGGGCGAGTGTGTCGCAACCCTGGCACTGCGTGGAGGGGGACCCTCGCGGCTGACCTGGCGGGGCCAGGAGTTGCTCGAGGGATACGCCGGCCCGGATCAGCAGGTCACAGCACCTCTGTCGGCCAACGTCGTCCTCGCCCCCTGGCCGAACCGAACCCGGGACGGGGCCTTCGACTTCGACGGTCAGCGCCATCGACTGGGCATCACGGAACCGGGGAGGGCGACCGCCCTGCACGGCTTCGTCTCTGATCGGGAGTGGACGGTGGTGGAGCATCGCGCGGACGCTGTCTGTCTCGTCGTCGAACCAGGCCCGCAACCCGGATGGCCGTGGCCGATCCACCTGTCCGTGGCCTACCGCATCACCGGCCGCGGGCTCCGTGCGAACCTGACCCTGCGTAACGACGGCACGGCAGACATGCCGGCAGCCTGCGGATTTCACCTCTACCCGTCGGCACTCGGGGCACCGACAGACACCTGTTCACTGGCTGTGCCGGACCACCTGCACCTGCCCCTCGATGGGCGAGGTCTGCCGTGCGGGGAGCAACAGGAGGACGTCGACATACTCCCGCACCTGGTGAACCCTCTTGCGGGACGCGTGCTCGACCACTGCCTGTGGACCGACGACCCGCAGTTCACACTGTCGCGTCCCGACGGGGCAGGTGTGGTGCTCAGTACCTCCCCGGAACTGCGCTGGTTCCAGATCTTCACGCCGGACGTGCGGACCGGAATGCCGTATCCGGGCCGCCCGGGAGGGCGCGCTGTCGCCGTGGAGCCCATGACGACCCCTCCGGACGCCCTGAACTCGGGCGCCGGACTGGCGCGCCTACCGCCAGGGCAGTGCCTGACCTGTTCCTGGCACCTCGACGTGCTTGTCCCTCACTGA
- the prfB gene encoding peptide chain release factor 2, which produces MQPDVISAIDDLDSTLTTIEKVLDLDELESRARELEDQAADPSLWDDPDHAQQITSQLSHVQARLKKVRGLRDRLNDLPVMYEMAEESEGDDAAEAAELAETELADLREEIDSLEVTTMLSGEYDSREAVVNIRSAAGGVDAADWAEMLMRMYTRWAEKSGHKVEVYDISYAEEAGIKSATFVVHGDYMYGTLSVEQGTHRLVRISPFDNQGRRQTSFAEVEVLPVVETSDHVDIDDNDVRVDVYRSSGPGGQSVNTTDSAVRLTHIPTGIVVTCQNEKSQIQNKASAMRVLAAKLLERKRQEEAAEMDALRGDGSNSWGNQMRSYVLHPYQMVKDLRTNFEVNDPSKVLDGGIDGLLEAGIRWRMAEQQGDGA; this is translated from the coding sequence ATGCAGCCCGATGTGATCTCCGCGATCGATGACCTCGACTCCACCCTCACCACCATCGAAAAGGTGCTCGACCTTGATGAGCTGGAGTCCCGCGCGCGCGAACTCGAGGACCAGGCCGCCGACCCGTCCCTGTGGGACGACCCCGACCACGCCCAGCAGATCACCAGTCAGCTCAGCCACGTCCAGGCGCGTCTGAAGAAGGTGCGTGGCCTGCGCGACCGACTCAATGACCTGCCCGTGATGTACGAGATGGCTGAGGAATCTGAGGGGGATGACGCCGCCGAGGCCGCCGAACTCGCTGAGACCGAGCTTGCCGACCTGCGTGAGGAGATCGACTCCCTCGAGGTCACGACCATGCTTTCCGGCGAATACGATTCACGCGAGGCGGTGGTGAACATCCGTTCCGCCGCTGGCGGCGTGGACGCCGCGGACTGGGCGGAGATGCTCATGCGCATGTACACCCGCTGGGCGGAGAAGAGCGGGCACAAGGTTGAGGTCTACGACATCTCCTACGCCGAAGAGGCCGGCATCAAGTCCGCGACCTTTGTCGTCCACGGCGACTACATGTACGGCACCCTGTCGGTGGAGCAGGGCACCCATCGCCTGGTGCGCATCAGTCCCTTCGACAACCAGGGGCGCCGTCAGACCTCCTTCGCTGAGGTGGAGGTCCTGCCGGTGGTGGAGACCTCTGACCACGTCGACATCGACGACAATGATGTGCGGGTGGACGTCTACCGGTCGTCCGGCCCTGGCGGCCAGTCGGTGAACACCACCGATTCGGCGGTGCGGCTGACCCACATTCCCACCGGCATTGTGGTGACCTGCCAGAACGAGAAGTCGCAGATTCAGAACAAGGCGTCGGCCATGCGCGTCCTCGCTGCGAAGCTGCTCGAGCGCAAGCGTCAGGAGGAGGCCGCCGAAATGGACGCCCTGCGCGGCGACGGCTCGAACTCCTGGGGTAACCAGATGCGCTCCTATGTCCTGCACCCGTACCAGATGGTCAAGGACCTGCGGACGAACTTCGAGGTCAACGACCCGTCCAAGGTGCTCGACGGTGGCATTGACGGGTTGCTCGAAGCCGGGATCCGCTGGCGGATGGCGGAGCAGCAGGGCGACGGGGCGTAG
- a CDS encoding inositol monophosphatase family protein, translating into MNSPIPADALQAITKTFIISHDRDDDGTLAQALVYNAGRLAWRMREAGVTTEFKTSVSDVVTAADRAAEDFVAEALRTLRPQDGLLGEEGTSAPSESGRTWVIDPVDGTYNFTTGSDYWCSALALVDGDPEDPEKLHFGAVHRPAMGYTWFGGPDLPTTLDGTPVGTLPDLPPEKSCLSGYLHPTDIATPELNRVFTGTVKDFATVRFNGSASVDMAGVASGNAGCWFQHSVLPWDLLPGRALIEGAGGRCERVSAGGKRWSVAGSPSSVGHVVENLSLEP; encoded by the coding sequence ATGAACTCCCCCATCCCCGCGGACGCCCTGCAGGCCATCACGAAGACGTTCATCATCTCGCACGACCGGGACGACGACGGCACCCTCGCCCAGGCGTTGGTGTACAACGCCGGGCGACTGGCCTGGCGGATGCGGGAAGCGGGTGTCACCACCGAGTTCAAGACGTCGGTCTCCGACGTGGTGACGGCGGCGGACCGCGCGGCCGAAGACTTCGTCGCCGAGGCGCTGCGCACGCTACGCCCGCAGGACGGCCTGCTCGGCGAGGAGGGCACGTCCGCACCGTCGGAATCAGGTCGCACCTGGGTGATCGACCCGGTGGACGGCACATACAACTTCACCACCGGCTCCGACTACTGGTGCTCGGCCCTGGCGCTGGTCGACGGCGATCCCGAGGATCCGGAGAAGCTGCACTTCGGCGCGGTCCACCGTCCGGCAATGGGGTACACCTGGTTCGGCGGGCCGGACCTGCCCACCACGCTGGACGGCACGCCGGTCGGCACGCTGCCGGACCTCCCCCCGGAGAAGTCCTGTCTGAGCGGCTACCTGCACCCCACGGACATCGCGACCCCGGAGCTGAACCGTGTGTTCACCGGCACGGTGAAGGACTTTGCGACGGTGCGGTTCAATGGGTCGGCGTCGGTGGACATGGCCGGGGTGGCGTCAGGCAATGCGGGCTGCTGGTTCCAGCACAGCGTCCTGCCGTGGGACCTGCTGCCCGGGCGAGCATTGATCGAGGGCGCGGGCGGCCGTTGTGAACGCGTCAGCGCCGGCGGCAAACGGTGGTCGGTGGCAGGCTCCCCCTCCAGTGTCGGTCACGTGGTGGAGAACCTATCCTTGGAGCCATGA
- the hisN gene encoding histidinol-phosphatase yields the protein MSAPTSDCPDYSDDLTLALYLADVADKVTMDRFGAGDLEITTKPDLTPVSDADTEVERQLREILSTRRPDDAVLGEEFGGDTGDATRTGRQWVIDPIDGTKNFVRGVPVWATLISLVIDGTPVVGVVSAPGLARRWWAAEQMGAWAVFNTGEARRISVSKVSDIADSSISLSSLEGWKKVGRRDELIALTDAAWRLRGYGDFWSYCMVAEGTVDIAAEPEVNLWDLAALDILVREAGGQFTALDGTPGPHDGSAVASNGLLQERVLSALDAGQNPAT from the coding sequence ATGAGTGCACCCACGTCTGACTGCCCCGACTATTCTGACGACCTGACCCTGGCGCTGTACCTCGCCGACGTCGCCGACAAGGTCACCATGGACCGTTTCGGGGCGGGCGATCTGGAGATCACCACGAAACCGGACTTGACCCCGGTGTCCGACGCTGACACCGAGGTGGAGCGGCAGCTGCGCGAGATCCTGTCGACCCGCCGTCCCGACGACGCCGTGCTCGGCGAGGAATTCGGTGGGGACACCGGGGACGCAACGAGGACGGGCCGGCAGTGGGTCATCGACCCGATCGACGGGACGAAGAACTTCGTCCGCGGGGTGCCCGTGTGGGCGACACTGATCTCACTGGTCATTGACGGGACGCCCGTCGTCGGCGTGGTTTCCGCACCCGGCCTCGCGCGACGGTGGTGGGCCGCCGAGCAGATGGGCGCGTGGGCCGTCTTCAACACGGGCGAGGCACGCAGGATCTCGGTGTCGAAGGTCTCCGATATCGCGGACTCCTCGATCTCACTGTCCTCGTTGGAGGGGTGGAAGAAGGTAGGACGCCGCGATGAACTCATCGCACTGACGGACGCAGCATGGCGACTGCGGGGCTACGGGGATTTCTGGTCCTACTGCATGGTCGCCGAGGGGACAGTGGATATCGCCGCCGAGCCGGAAGTCAACCTCTGGGACCTGGCGGCCCTGGACATTCTCGTCCGCGAGGCCGGTGGTCAGTTCACCGCCCTCGACGGCACGCCGGGCCCCCACGACGGCTCCGCGGTGGCGAGCAACGGACTGCTGCAGGAGCGGGTGCTGTCCGCACTGGATGCAGGGCAGAACCCTGCCACCTGA
- the pgi gene encoding glucose-6-phosphate isomerase — protein MTFTVPNPTPVTKTPEWQALVAHATRFKGTTLKDLFREDPGRAGDMTFEVGPLHVDLSKNLADENTVRLLLNVARAKGIEDYRQALFNGEHVNTTEDRAALHTGLRVPIDQDLSVDGQDVAEDVHHTLDRMRGLAKALRSGDWRGATNHTIKNVVNIGIGGSDLGPSMAAQALRPYCTAGITPYFVSNVDPADITATLDGLDPASTLFVVSSKTFTTSETLANAHSAKRWLLDGLKRLGVDTSDDAVVNDAVAKHFVAVSTNAEEVAKFGIDTRNMFGFWDWVGGRFSVDSAIGLSLMAAIGPRDFMEFVAGFHDVDNHFYSEPLEMNAPVLMGLFGVWYTSVLNSQSHVVLPYSQDLGRFPAYLQQLMMESNGKSVRLDGELTTAETGEVYWGEAGTNGQHAFMQLIHQGTHLIPADFIGFVNPHTDHRSSDGETSMHDMLLSNFLAQSRVMAFGRTAEELREAGVDEKLVPHKVMPGNRPSSTIIADKLTPRTLGSLIALYEHICFVQGVVWGINSFDQWGVELGKKQANELLPLLGNNTDSSDVDTGDPSTDSLLRHILRNRKR, from the coding sequence GTGACTTTCACCGTCCCGAACCCCACCCCTGTGACGAAGACGCCGGAGTGGCAGGCTCTGGTCGCCCATGCGACACGTTTTAAGGGAACCACGCTGAAGGACCTGTTCCGGGAGGACCCGGGCCGGGCGGGTGACATGACGTTCGAGGTCGGCCCGCTGCACGTGGATCTCTCGAAGAACCTCGCCGACGAGAACACCGTGCGCCTGCTGCTCAATGTGGCGCGGGCGAAGGGGATCGAGGATTATCGTCAGGCGTTGTTCAATGGCGAGCACGTCAACACCACGGAGGACCGTGCGGCACTGCACACGGGTCTGCGCGTGCCGATTGACCAGGACCTCAGCGTCGACGGTCAGGATGTCGCCGAGGACGTCCACCACACCCTCGACCGGATGCGCGGACTCGCCAAGGCGTTGCGCAGCGGCGACTGGCGGGGGGCGACCAACCACACGATCAAGAACGTGGTGAACATCGGCATCGGCGGCTCTGACCTCGGCCCCTCGATGGCGGCACAGGCACTGCGCCCCTACTGCACCGCCGGGATCACCCCGTACTTCGTCTCGAACGTCGACCCGGCGGACATCACCGCCACCCTCGACGGTCTTGACCCGGCATCCACCCTCTTCGTCGTCTCTTCGAAGACGTTCACGACCTCGGAGACCCTGGCCAATGCACACAGTGCGAAACGGTGGCTGCTCGATGGCCTCAAACGGCTCGGCGTCGACACCTCCGACGACGCGGTGGTGAACGACGCTGTCGCCAAGCACTTCGTCGCCGTGTCGACGAACGCCGAGGAGGTCGCGAAGTTCGGCATCGACACCCGCAACATGTTCGGTTTCTGGGACTGGGTCGGTGGCCGGTTCTCGGTGGACTCGGCGATCGGGCTGTCACTGATGGCGGCGATCGGGCCGCGGGACTTCATGGAGTTCGTCGCCGGTTTCCACGACGTGGACAACCACTTCTACTCCGAGCCGCTGGAGATGAACGCGCCGGTGCTGATGGGCCTGTTCGGGGTCTGGTACACCTCGGTACTGAACTCCCAGTCGCATGTGGTCCTCCCCTACTCGCAGGACCTCGGCCGCTTCCCCGCCTACCTCCAGCAGCTGATGATGGAGTCCAACGGCAAGTCGGTGCGTCTCGACGGCGAGCTCACCACCGCCGAGACCGGTGAGGTCTACTGGGGCGAAGCCGGCACCAACGGCCAGCACGCCTTCATGCAGCTGATCCACCAGGGCACCCACCTCATCCCGGCGGACTTCATCGGCTTCGTCAACCCGCACACCGACCACCGGAGCTCCGACGGGGAGACCAGCATGCACGACATGCTGCTGTCGAACTTCCTCGCCCAGTCGCGTGTCATGGCCTTCGGCCGGACCGCCGAGGAACTGCGCGAGGCGGGTGTGGACGAGAAACTCGTCCCGCACAAGGTCATGCCGGGCAATCGCCCGTCCAGCACGATCATCGCCGACAAGCTGACCCCGCGTACCTTGGGCTCGTTGATCGCACTCTACGAGCACATCTGCTTCGTGCAGGGTGTGGTCTGGGGCATCAACAGCTTCGACCAGTGGGGGGTCGAGCTGGGCAAGAAGCAGGCGAATGAACTGCTCCCGCTGCTGGGCAACAACACCGACTCCTCAGATGTGGACACCGGGGACCCGTCGACGGATTCGCTGCTGCGCCACATCCTGCGCAACCGGAAGCGGTAG
- a CDS encoding DUF559 domain-containing protein, translating to MPEDGHDPDSFGGFGSDVMVRALAHHLLRPDAVLGGWGAAAAHGLRPDWADHAPVVLLSGNKHRRSAVTAEAARVPMYPVIQPLPENVEVTSPVVGYPNLRVVTPPVAAAQCLWTILTSRHEWWVHDVPGMTRKEVRAVQFIDAFAQCTWITRAEILEASAGLVNRKELAPLLDIADDGAQSPMETVMRLMVRDLLPAPYSWTSQTRVDLEPGAPGSWPRHTLPDLGCRELKIAVYYDGAHHLSHSQTDVDFDQFLALRDLGWEVLRFTKHHLRTPGELRELVMNAIRRALSSLATS from the coding sequence ATGCCAGAAGACGGTCATGACCCGGACTCTTTCGGCGGCTTCGGAAGCGACGTCATGGTCCGCGCTCTGGCACATCATCTGCTCCGACCGGACGCCGTGCTCGGTGGGTGGGGCGCTGCGGCAGCTCACGGGCTGCGACCGGACTGGGCGGACCACGCGCCGGTTGTGCTGCTCAGCGGGAACAAACACCGGAGATCCGCGGTGACCGCTGAGGCTGCGCGGGTACCCATGTACCCGGTCATTCAACCGTTGCCGGAGAACGTGGAGGTTACCTCCCCTGTCGTCGGCTACCCGAACTTGAGAGTGGTGACCCCGCCTGTCGCCGCCGCACAGTGTCTGTGGACGATTCTCACGTCGCGTCACGAGTGGTGGGTCCATGATGTGCCCGGTATGACACGGAAGGAGGTCCGGGCTGTGCAGTTTATCGACGCTTTCGCCCAGTGCACCTGGATCACGCGTGCCGAGATTCTCGAGGCATCGGCGGGCCTGGTCAACCGGAAAGAGCTGGCACCACTGCTCGACATCGCTGACGACGGTGCCCAGTCACCGATGGAGACCGTGATGCGGTTGATGGTTCGTGACCTCTTGCCTGCACCGTACTCCTGGACGTCACAGACGAGGGTCGACCTGGAACCGGGGGCTCCCGGTAGCTGGCCGCGTCACACATTACCGGACCTGGGGTGCCGCGAGTTGAAGATCGCTGTGTACTACGACGGCGCGCACCACCTCTCCCACAGTCAGACCGACGTTGATTTCGACCAGTTTCTCGCACTACGGGATCTCGGATGGGAGGTCCTGCGGTTCACCAAACACCATCTGCGTACACCCGGCGAGCTTCGAGAGCTGGTTATGAATGCCATCAGGAGGGCACTGTCCTCGCTCGCCACCTCCTGA
- a CDS encoding DNA-formamidopyrimidine glycosylase family protein, translating into MPEGDSVLQLSDRMQWMTGRTVTRSDIRVPRFATEDLTGRQAVRVWPYGKHLFMDFGGRILHTHLKMEGVWSVHAAGSRWRRPGHTARVVLRLSPQHAGGAEIETVGHSLGFVRLFDRDDYDQVVGHLGPDILASDWENAVFGRDEALGRILARPDRSIGAALLDQRNVAGIGNEYRAEICFLGGVDPRHPVGSGPEAEATAAHLLDLSRKVMWENRREPRRLFTGDRRPGMGNYVFGRAAKPCRRCGTAIHKGFLGGVDAGGDDGELERVIWWCPVCQA; encoded by the coding sequence GTGCCTGAAGGCGATTCCGTACTCCAGCTGTCCGACCGCATGCAGTGGATGACCGGCCGGACCGTGACCCGCTCGGATATCCGTGTGCCCCGGTTCGCCACCGAGGACCTCACCGGCCGCCAGGCAGTCCGGGTCTGGCCCTACGGCAAACACCTCTTCATGGATTTCGGTGGACGCATCCTGCACACCCACCTGAAAATGGAAGGGGTCTGGTCCGTCCACGCCGCGGGATCCCGGTGGCGCAGACCCGGCCACACTGCGCGGGTCGTCCTGCGACTGTCTCCACAGCATGCGGGAGGGGCGGAGATCGAGACCGTCGGACACAGCCTCGGCTTCGTTCGGCTCTTCGATCGGGACGACTATGACCAGGTCGTGGGTCATCTAGGACCGGACATCCTTGCCTCGGACTGGGAGAACGCGGTCTTCGGACGTGATGAAGCACTGGGGAGAATCCTCGCGCGCCCTGACCGTAGCATCGGGGCGGCACTGCTGGACCAGCGCAATGTCGCCGGGATCGGCAATGAATACCGGGCGGAGATCTGTTTCCTCGGAGGTGTGGACCCGCGTCATCCGGTCGGTAGCGGTCCGGAGGCAGAAGCCACGGCCGCCCATCTGCTCGACCTCTCCCGGAAAGTGATGTGGGAGAACCGCCGCGAACCCCGACGGCTCTTCACCGGCGACCGACGTCCCGGCATGGGTAACTATGTTTTCGGCCGGGCGGCGAAACCCTGTCGTCGCTGTGGTACCGCGATTCACAAGGGGTTCCTGGGTGGGGTGGATGCCGGTGGCGACGACGGCGAACTGGAGCGGGTCATCTGGTGGTGCCCGGTCTGCCAGGCGTGA